The proteins below are encoded in one region of Dioscorea cayenensis subsp. rotundata cultivar TDr96_F1 chromosome 18, TDr96_F1_v2_PseudoChromosome.rev07_lg8_w22 25.fasta, whole genome shotgun sequence:
- the LOC120282133 gene encoding uncharacterized protein LOC120282133 yields the protein MAQSKKGSSSSSSSAAAAAGKGFTRRCASLVKEQRARIYILRRCATMLLCWYIHGDD from the coding sequence ATGGCACAGTCCAAGAagggatcatcatcatcatcatcatcagcagcagcagcagcaggcAAAGGGTTCACTCGTCGCTGCGCATCACTGGTGAAGGAGCAACGTGCCAGGATCTACATCCTGCGACGCTGCGCCACCATGCTCCTTTGCTGGTACATCCATGGAGATGATTAA
- the LOC120282685 gene encoding triacylglycerol lipase OBL1-like has translation MEEKSILMANQDEDEDEDEDGDQRWVILVSIIIRKIIALFRKPMEWSGFIIEFLLNLISLNGGFLGLLINLLSGNVRMPRRGSETFMSGIGHLDSRVNLYKKSEETFEIGSKALMDLCMMASKLAYENANVVHNIIVNHWKMHFVDFYNCWDDYQKEESTQVFMLCDKAKDASLILISFRGTEPFDANDWCTDFDYSWYEIPKMGKVHMGFLEALGLGSRAQVSTFHANFQPKDHACALKDASPDDYDDEKKITAYYAVREKLKSLLSEHKNAKFIVTGHSLGGALAILFPAVLLFHNEEELMNKSFMGVYTFGQPRVGDKQLEKFMDAHVCHPVPKYFRVVYCNDLVPRLPYDDKTFLYKHFGLCLYYNSFYIEQRVDEEPNRNYFGLRYLLPLYLNAVWELARSLVMGCIYGAEYKETWPSILLRIWGLVMPGISAHSPTNYINSIRLGREDNIAL, from the exons ATGGAGGAGAAGAGCATCTTAATGGCAAAtcaggatgaagatgaagatgaagatgaagatggtgacCAAAGGTGGGTCATTCTGGTATCCATCATCATACGCAAGATCATTGCTCTCTTTAGAAAGCCCATGGAGTGGAGTGGTTTCATCATTGAGTTCCTACTCAACCTCATCTCACTTAATGGTGGCTTCCTTGGCCTCCTCATCAACCTTCTCTCag GGAACGTTAGAATGCCAAGAAGAGGTTCAGAAACGTTCATGAGTGGCATTGGACATCTGGATTCACGTGTTAATCTTTACAAGAAGAGTGAAGAGACTTTTGAGATTGGAAGCAAAGCTTTGATGGATCTTTGCATGATGGCTTCTAAATTAGCTTATGAGAATGCCAATGTCGTCCATAACATTATAGTGAACCATTGGAAG ATGCATTTTGTGGATTTCTATAATTGCTGGGATG ATTATCAGAAGGAAGAATCAACACAAGTGTTCATGTTATGTGACAAGGCAAAAGATGCTAGTCTGATACTGATAAGCTTCCGAGGAACTGAGCCTTTCGACGCAAATGATTGGTGCACTGATTTTGATTACTCatggtatgaaatacccaaaaTGGGGAAAGTTCATATGGGTTTTCTGGAGGCTCTGGGATTGGGTAGCAGAGCTCAGGTCTCCACATTCCATGCAAATTTCCAACCAAAAGATCATGCTTGTGCATTGAAGGATGCTTCTCcagatgattatgatgatgagaagaagatAACAGCATACTATGCAGTGAGGGAGAAGCTGAAAAGCTTGTTATCTGAGCACAAGAATGCAAAGTTCATTGTAACAGGGCACAGCTTAGGTGGTGCATTAGCAATCTTATTTCCAGCGGTGCTGTTGTTCCACAATGAAGAGGAGCTGATGAACAAGAGTTTCATGGGAGTGTACACATTTGGACAACCAAGGGTAGGTGATAAGCAGTTGGAAAAGTTCATGGATGCTCATGTATGCCATCCGGTGCCCAAGTATTTCAGGGTGGTCTATTGTAATGATCTGGTTCCCAGGTTGCCTTATGATGACAAGACCTTCTTGTACAAGCACTTTGGCCTCTGCCTTTACTATAACAGCTTCTACATTGAGCAG AGGGTGGATGAGGAGCCCAATAGGAACTACTTTGGATTGAGATATCTGTTGCCATTGTACCTAAATGCAGTATGGGAACTGGCAAGGAGCTTGGTAATGGGATGTATCTATGGAGCAGAGTATAAGGAGACCTGGCCTTCAATCTTGCTCCGGATCTGGGGACTGGTAATGCCTGGTATTTCAGCACACAGCCCTACAAACTATATCAACAGTATAAGATTGGGAAGAGAAGACAATATTGCTCTTTGA